The Bacteroidota bacterium genome segment TGTCGATTTTTAAATGCAGATTAAAGTGAAATTCATGATTTAGATCAGAAATTTCATATATTTGAAAACTTAAATATATACGAAAATTAAGGATTGCCCGTTGTTATATTAATGACACGCAAGGGTAACTGATATTAAAAACAAACAATTACAAAATGAATTTAAAGAAATTTTTAGCAGTCCCATTATTATTTATAGCAATGGTTGCAAGTGCTCAAAGCTCATACGAAATTAAAGATCCGGTAGTAAACGAAGGATGGAATAATAATGCAGAGGAAGTATTTACCAGAGCCAAAGCAAGCAACAGTGCTATATTGATGAATTTTACAGGAACTGATTGGTGTGTATGGTGTAAAAAGATTAAAAAAGAAATTTTTGACACAAAAGAATTTAAAGATTGGGCCAAAAAGAATAATGTTGAACTTTTAGAACTGGATTTTCCAAAACGAATTCAACAGTCTGACCAGTTAAGAGCGCAAAATGCTTCTTTAGCCAGAGAACTTGGTGTAAGAGGATATCCTT includes the following:
- a CDS encoding thioredoxin family protein, producing the protein MNLKKFLAVPLLFIAMVASAQSSYEIKDPVVNEGWNNNAEEVFTRAKASNSAILMNFTGTDWCVWCKKIKKEIFDTKEFKDWAKKNNVELLELDFPKRIQQSDQLRAQNASLARELGVRGYPSIFIISKGKMIKTGYVQGGPEAWIKSVESQIEM